Proteins from one Rosa chinensis cultivar Old Blush chromosome 7, RchiOBHm-V2, whole genome shotgun sequence genomic window:
- the LOC112179409 gene encoding outer envelope pore protein 21B, chloroplastic, producing the protein METSLRYGGDSKALRIHAKQKLPLDSKTRLQVHGELDTRVGAPTYFTALVRRFYPDFYTSIGAGLHYDKRDKLRYTLRGKKAFPVTTDGLLSFSVKGKYDLDKDFRERGSKGAAELSWCILNFQKDQDVRFKVGYDLIEKVPYAQIRENNWTLNADFNGRWNVRFDL; encoded by the exons ATGGAGACCTCTCTCAGATACGGTGGAGATTCCAAAGCTCTCAGAATCCACGCCAAGCAGAAGTTACCTCTCGATTCCAAAACCCGTTTGCAG GTTCATGGAGAGCTAGACACTAGAGTTGGAGCTCCAACTTATTTTACTGCTCTTGTTAGGCGCTTCTACCCAGAT TTTTACACTAGCATTGGAGCTGGATTGCATTATGATAAGCGTGATAAGCTTCGCTACACTCTCCGCGGGAAGAAGGCATTCCCTGTGACGACGGATGGCCTGTTGAGCTTTAGTGTTAAGGGAAAATATGATCTTGACAAAGATTTTAGAGAG AGAGGATCCAAAGGAGCAGCTGAATTGTCCTGGTGCATTTTAAACTTTCAGAAGGACCAAGATGTCAGGTTTAAAGTTGGGTATGACTTGATTGAAAAG GTTCCATATGCTCAGATCAGGGAAAACAATTGGACACTCAATGCTGATTTTAATGGTAGATGGAATGTGAGATTTGACTTGTGA
- the LOC112175900 gene encoding probable cysteine protease RDL3, producing the protein MAIVQNKIVMLVITIMLGTFMLGTLAITSDQVLPSEKYKKSTINITQKFEEWMVEHNRFYSNNSEKEKRYEIFKKNYERMRAKYNNTEPELNIFGDKTEDELPKGGMKIPKIPYCSLFHYFVPEYKISVYEGAVRIRRQHGGQMLYVDKPYEDDTDGTEEDDIDFWLVKNSWGTTCGRKGGYFRIKRNVDKPGGFM; encoded by the exons ATGGCTATTGTTCAAAATAAAATAGTAATGTTGGTCATCACCATCATGCTCGGGACTTTCATGCTCGGGACTTTGGCAATTACATCAGACCAAGTACTACCATCTGAAAAATACAAGAAATCCACGATCAATATTACGCAAAAGTTTGAAGAGTGGATGGTCGAGCATAATCGTTTCTACTCCAATAattcagaaaaggagaagcGTTACGAAATATTCAAGAAAAACTACGAGCGAATGCGAGCCAAGTATAATAATACTGAACCTGAGCTGaacatatttggtgataaaaCCGAGGATGAACTCCCCAAAGGTGGCATGAAAATACCGAAGATTCCTTACTGttctttgtttcattattttgttccTGAATACAAAATTTCGGTATATGAAGGAGCTGTAAGAATTAGACGGCAACATGGCG GGCAGATGCTTTATGTGGATAAGCCATATGAAGATGACACAGACGGGACTGAGGAAGATGACATAGACTTCTGGTTAGTGAAGAATTCTTGGGGCACGACCTGCGGTAGAAAAGGTGGATACTTCCGAATTAAAAGAAATGTGGATAAGCCAGGTGGTTTTATGTAA
- the LOC112178857 gene encoding dolichyl-diphosphooligosaccharide--protein glycosyltransferase subunit 1A — MRDMGSRFGLFLLAVSILWAPVLSDLVISKVDRRIDLTSQIARITSTLKVENEGSDLVTEVLLAFPDVQAEHLAHVAATSSVGKGGKGKAKGSSTSYAVQPVDPKGMPASLTFYSVTLPKGLGKGESVTFDVLAVLTHTLKPFPEKITQADIQLLVFQDTAHYLSPYPVKAQTLSVKLPDARIESYTRVDNTKNVGSEIKYGPYENLPPFSYSPIVVHFESNQPFAVAEELVREIEISHWGNVQVTEHYKFVHGGAQSKGEFSRLDYQARPHVRGQYAIRRLVAKLPPRAHSVYYRDEIGNISTSNLWSDSKKTELEIEPRYPVIGGWKTAFTIGYGLPLHDFLFQSDGKRLIDITFGCPMNEVVINTLIVKVVLPEGSGDISVSAPFPLKESKETKFSHLDIAGRPVVVLEKTNAVPEHNQKFQVYYKFNSLAMLMEPLMLISGFFFLFVAGIVCMHVDLSISKSSASYLAKLQWDEVQATIQQIQHIINRGLVIHDKLEASLRDLSRTGDIQACKAARKAADGSLKELSKEIKPLLAFLQSSQQAAHILPKVEELVTKERDLEERLMAKHSTIVDCYEKKYGGKEIENRVASQLQKITALRKEVDDLLEFIDEI; from the exons atgcGAGACATGGGTTCGAGGTTTGGTCTGTTCCTCTTGGCAGTTTCCATTCTATGGGCACCTGTGCTCTCCGATCTAGTCATCTCCAAAGTTGACCGACGC ATTGATTTGACATCACAAATTGCGCGCATCACTTCCACACTCAAG GTGGAGAATGAGGGAAGCGACTTGGTTACCGAGGTTTTGTTGGCGTTTCCTGATGTTCAGGCAGAGCATTTGGCACATGTGGCGGCAACCTCCAGTGTAGGGAAAGGAGGGAAAGGAAAAGCGAAAGGTTCTAGTACTAGCTACGCTGTTCAACCTGTTGACCCTAAAGGCATGCCTGCTTCCTTGACTTTTTACTCGGTAACTTTACCAAAGGGATTGGGCAAGGGCGAGAGTGTAACCTTTGATGTGTTGGCTGTTCTCACCCATACGTTGAAGCCATTTCCGGAGAAAATTACGCAGGCTGACATTCAGCTCCTAGTGTTTCAGGATACTGCACACTACCTCTCTCCTTATCCAGTCAAGGCACAAACACTCAGTGTTAAATTGCCTGATGCAAGGATTGAATCTTATACGAGAGTAGACAATACAAAGAATGTTGGTTCAGAGATCAAATATGGTCCTTATGAGAATCTCCCTCCCTTTTCATACTCACCTATTGTTGTTCATTTTGAGAGCAATCAACCCTTTGCTGTTGCTGAAGAGTTGGTGCGGGAGATAGAGATTTCCCATTGGGGTAATGTTCAAGTGACAGAGCATTACAAATTTGTCCATGGAGGTGCCCAAAGCAAAGGAGAATTTTCGAG GCTTGATTATCAAGCCAGACCTCACGTGAGAGGTCAGTATGCCATTAGGCGTCTTGTTGCAAAGTTGCCACCAAGAGCTCATTCTGTCTATTATAGAGATGAAATTGGTAATATTTCAACATCTAACTTATGGAGTGATTCTAAGAAG ACAGAACTAGAAATTGAGCCTCGTTATCCTGTGATTGGTGGTTGGAAAACTGCATTTACCATTGGATATGGTTTGCCGCTTCATGACTTTTTATTTCAGTCTGATGGAAAACGCCTCATTGACATAACTTTTGGTTGCCCTATGAATGAGGTGGTCATCAACACTCTCATTGTGAAG GTTGTTCTGCCTGAGGGTTCTGGAGATATATCTGTATCTGCTCCATTTCCGCTGAAAGAATCAAAAGAG ACAAAATTTTCCCACTTGGATATTGCTGGTAGGCCAGTGGTTGTACTGGAAAAGACTAATGCTGTGCCAGAGCATAATCAGAAATTCCAG GTCTATTACAAGTTCAACAGCCTTGCGATGCTTATGGAGCCTTTGATGTTGATTTCTGGATTTTTCTTCCTATTTGTTGCCGGCATTGTATGCATGCATGTAGACTTGTCCATCTCCAAATCTTCTGCTTCTTATCTGGCAAAACTACAGTGGGATGAA GTGCAAGCAACAATTCAGCAGATTCAACATATCATCAACCGAGGCCTTGTGATACATGATAAGCTGGAAGCATCATTACGTGATCTTTCTCGGACAGGGGACATCCAAGCCTGTAAAGCAGCACGGAAAGCAGCTGATGGTTCGTTGAAAGAGCTTTCCAAAGAGATTAAGCCCTTGTTGGCATTCTTGCAATCATCTCAGCAGGCTGCTCACATACTTCCcaag GTGGAGGAGCTGGTGACCAAGGAGAGAGATTTGGAAGAAAGGTTAATGGCGAAGCACTCTACTATAGTGGATTGCTACGAGAAGAAGTATGGAGGAAAGGAAATTGAAAATCGGGTTGCTTCACAGCTGCAGAAAATCACTGCCTTGAGGAAGGAGGTTGACGATCTTCTTGAGTTTATTGATGAGATATAA